The following DNA comes from Nicotiana sylvestris chromosome 10, ASM39365v2, whole genome shotgun sequence.
AGAAAtaggaacaaaggcaaaatgggagATGCAAGCGCTAGAAAGGAACTTGAGGAAACTTCTCAGAATGCTGCAATCACCAAGGAGACTGCTGCTCATCTGGAGAAAACTTTGCTAAGATTCCGAGAGGAATTGGATCAAGTTAGAAACCTGGCAAGCCTGTCAATCACTCTTGCCGCTCCTGATGTTAACACCCAGAACCCCGAACCTCCACAAAACACCCCACAACCTCTGATGCAACCTACTCATAATACTCCGTTGTTCGTTCCTGAACCACAAAACACCATAAaagaccataacactcctatctttGTGGACACTATGCCGCACTACAGTCAACCAATCACAAGTGCAACCAAGTCAGATGACAAGAGTTCCCTCATTCAGAATTTGGTTGCTGAgatcaagaagttgactagctgGGTTCAAGGTTTCGAAGGTAACAAAGGTGTCGAAGGGTTGAATTACGAAGATCTATgtgttcagccagatgttgagctcccggaggggtacaaatcccccaagttcgagatgttcgatggtacaggtgatcccagggtccacTTAAGAATgtattgtgacaagttggtaggaGTCAGAAGGGACGAGAAAAtctgcatgaagctgttcatgaggagtgtGAAGGGTGATGCTTTATCATTGTATATTAGCCAGGATGCAAAGAAATGGACTAGTTGGGTGAACATGGAGTCTGACTTTATGgaccggtttaggttcaacactgagaacgcaccagatgtgttctatatccagaatctcaagaaggAGCCCATAGAGACCTTtcgcgaatatgctactcgttggaggtcagaagctgctaaggtcagaccgaccttggaggaagaacaaatgaacaggttttttgtCTGTGCTCAGGATCCACAATACTACGAGAGGCTGATGCTGATAGAGGGCCAaaagttctccgacatcatcaagttgggagaaaggattgaagaaggcatcaaaaacggtatggtcactaacctcgaggcattgcaagctaccaacaaggctttacagtctggtggctcaTCAAAGAAAAAGGATGTAAATTCCGTAATGGTTGCGCAAAGGAACAATTCCCCTATGAAGTACCAAACCTATCCCTCAGcttcactcacatatcaacctaccctaaACTACCAAGAACCATCACCCACTTACCAAATTCCACCACCAGCTTACCAATCACCTCTACCACCTAcgtatcaacccacttcacccagatattctcaacctgCACCCATATACCAAGCATACAACTCCCAACCTTCTCACTACCCATCACCTCCTACCCGCCAAAACTTTCCCCGACCTAGACTAAACTTCGACCGtaaacctcccagacaatataccacCATAGTCGAGCCAATTGACCAATTATATGAAAAACTCAAAGTAGCCGGTTACGTTACCCCTATTCCAGTCGTAACTCTAGAAAATCCTTCCCAATTGTTCAACCCAAACAAGACTTGCGCATACCATTCCGGGATGAAGGGCCATACCATCGACGAGTGTCgctcgttgaaagacaagattcagaacctgattgacaacaagatcattataGCAAAGGAGCTCGCTcctaatgtctgcaacaaccctctgcctgaccacaagggtAGAGGCATCCATATGATCGAGATTGAAGATGAATGGGACCCCAAGGGGTCAATCGGTTTGATAGTTGAAAGAAACGAACCTAAGAAGCCAGCAGTTACTCTCAATCCCATTGTTGTTCAGATTCAGCCCTCTAAGGGCGATGTGGTAAATGTTTCCGTACCGCTCGAGTTTGAAGCACCTTCCGCAAAGGCACCAAAACCGATTGAGGTTGAGTTCGGAATTCCAAAGGCGCCTACACCTGTCGAAGTTACTGTGTTACCTCCCAAGGTGCCTATTCCGGTCTCCATGACAGACGTGACCCCATTCAAGACAAATgttataccttgggattacaccgcTGAGGCTAGAAGGAAAGGAAAGACATATACCGGGGAAGCAATTGCCGCACAGGGCATGACTAGGACAGTCAGGGTATACACCCCGGAGCACTTGGCTGAGTCCAGCAAGCAAGCCTCCGGGCGGGTTGTTGAAACCGGAcccgatg
Coding sequences within:
- the LOC138879312 gene encoding uncharacterized protein, translated to MAFTPQADAAFYVYGLATVALTPWVSSCILAPSVYSTRSKGPPPPSPLSPTRNRNKGKMGDASARKELEETSQNAAITKETAAHLEKTLLRFREELDQVRNLASLSITLAAPDVNTQNPEPPQNTPQPLMQPTHNTPLFVPEPQNTIKDHNTPIFVDTMPHYSQPITSATKSDDKSSLIQNLVAEIKKLTSWVQGFEGNKGVEGLNYEDLCVQPDVELPEGYKSPKFEMFDGTGDPRVHLRMYCDKLVGVRRDEKICMKLFMRSVKGDALSLYISQDAKKWTSWVNMESDFMDRFRFNTENAPDVFYIQNLKKEPIETFREYATRWRSEAAKVRPTLEEEQMNRFFVCAQDPQYYERLMLIEGQKFSDIIKLGERIEEGIKNGMVTNLEALQATNKALQSGGSSKKKDVNSVMVAQRNNSPMKYQTYPSASLTYQPTLNYQEPSPTYQIPPPAYQSPLPPTYQPTSPRYSQPAPIYQAYNSQPSHYPSPPTRQNFPRPRLNFDRKPPRQYTTIVEPIDQLYEKLKVAGYVTPIPVVTLENPSQLFNPNKTCAYHSGMKGHTIDECRSLKDKIQNLIDNKIIIAKELAPNVCNNPLPDHKGRGIHMIEIEDEWDPKGSIGLIVERNEPKKPAVTLNPIVVQIQPSKGDVVNVSVPLEFEAPSAKAPKPIEVEFGIPKAPTPVEVTVLPPKVPIPVSMTDVTPFKTNVIPWDYTAEARRKGKTYTGEAIAAQGMTRTVRVYTPEHLAESSKQASGRVVETGPDDLWRKVQDKEYSVVEQLNKTPAQISILALLQSSEAYKNALMKILTKAYVPSNITRGEMANMVGQVLESHKITFHEDELPPEGLGHNKALHITTQCEDHFITRILVDGGSSLNICPLITLRTLGKGLHEVKDGAIGVKAFDGSQSVTLTYLDDEPTTVTCNEAMQQTDIDSEEDDILEEVVR